From Juglans regia cultivar Chandler chromosome 8, Walnut 2.0, whole genome shotgun sequence, the proteins below share one genomic window:
- the LOC118349252 gene encoding putative receptor protein kinase ZmPK1 has translation MDISTFFLLFLLQTPLSSSKALDILKGSSLSVGKPNSEKLVSASGEFSAGFFPVGDNAFCFSIWLTISSVPTVVWMANRDDPVERGSAISISKDGKLILRNSFRTIIWTTKTAALTTSQTSQLQLQLLNTGNLVLQDNSDNGVIWQSFDSPTDTLLPRQTLTGVSSLVSKSRQGDYSSGYYTLSFDNDNVLRLLFQDPTISSLYWPDPSFTDPAEADRSRYNNSRAAVLDSSGYFWSSDHFKFRATDFPLVLHRRLTLDTDGNLRSYSLQKMNETWDWVVTWQAFSDPCRIHGICGPNSLCSYNHASGRSCSCLRGFKIKDPTDWSYGCVPEFNLSCNQSDESSFVQLAHVEFYGSDSDFLPNVTLQSCKKECLRRCNCNGFQFRFSTDEDGAGVYNCYPKFLLANGRRSPGFEGDLYLRLPKAGLVYNKTPDKVQRLECLHKPVTQPKKTYENKTVKLLLWVAIIMGGVEVTCIFLVFVFLSRTSKNPDPAAQAYLLTTRFKRFTFSELKRATQGFRELIGQGAGGAVYKGVLPDQRVAAIKRLNDATQGEAEFLAEVNTVGRLNHMNLIEIWGYCAEGKHRLLVYEYMELGSLAENLSSNTLDWEKRFEIAVGTAKGLAYLHEECLEWVLHCDVKPQNILLDSNYQPKIADFGLSKLRNRGEVDRSRFSKMRGTRGYMAPEWVYNLPISSKVDVYSYGVVVLEMVTGKSPSEMHTSSESRGAREYKRLVTLVREEIMNKKAASRGSLIEEIEEPSMAGKYDMAMMELLVQMALQCVAEDKDDRPTMKQVVEMLLSHKVD, from the coding sequence ATGGATATCTCAAcgttctttcttctttttctcctgcAAACTCCTCTATCTTCGTCTAAAGCGCTTGACATTCTCAAAGGCTCATCTCTATCTGTCGGGAAACCAAATAGCGAGAAGTTAGTTTCAGCGAGTGGTGAATTCTCTGCAGGGTTTTTCCCCGTTGGGGATAACGCTTTCTGCTTTTCCATATGGTTAACAATATCCTCGGTTCCCACCGTCGTTTGGATGGCAAACCGAGACGATCCCGTTGAAAGAGGTTCGGCAATCTCAATTTCAAAAGATGGCAAGCTTATCCTCAGAAACTCTTTTCGTACCATCATTTGGACCACTAAAACAGCAGCCTTGACCACATCACAAACCTCCCAATTGCAGCTACAGCTCCTAAACACAGGCAATCTCGTTCTTCAAGATAACTCTGATAATGGTGTCATCTGGCAAAGCTTTGATTCACCTACAGATACTCTTCTTCCTCGACAAACACTAACCGGGGTTTCAAGCCTCGTGTCAAAGTCACGCCAAGGTGACTATTCTTCTGGCTACTACACACTCTCTTTCGACAATGATAATGTCCTCCGCCTGCTTTTCCAAGATCCGACGATATCCAGTCTCTACTGGCCTGATCCATCGTTTACTGACCCAGCAGAAGCCGACAGGTCTAGGTACAACAATAGTAGAGCTGCGGTACTAGACTCGTCGGGCTATTTCTGGTCATCTGACCATTTTAAATTCCGAGCAACAGATTTTCCTCTGGTATTGCACAGACGACTGACTCTTGATACCGACGGCAACCTGCGATCATACAGCCTGCAAAAGATGAATGAGACTTGGGATTGGGTTGTAACATGGCAAGCATTCTCTGATCCATGCAGGATTCATGGAATCTGTGGACCCAATAGTCTGTGTAGTTATAATCATGCTTCTGGTCGGAGCTGCTCTTGCTTGCGGGGATTCAAGATCAAAGATCCGACTGACTGGTCTTATGGGTGCGTACCAGAATTCAATCTTTCTTGCAATCAAAGTGATGAGTCTAGCTTTGTCCAACTTGCCCATGTCGAGTTCTATGGTTCTGATTCAGACTTCCTACCTAATGTTACCTTACAAAGCTGCAAAAAAGAATGCCTGAGACGGTGTAATTGCAATGGTTTCCAATTTAGATTCAGCACAGATGAGGATGGTGCGGGTGTCTATAATTGTTACCCCAAGTTTCTTCTAGCCAACGGACGACGTTCACCCGGTTTCGAAGGAGATTTGTATCTAAGGCTACCCAAAGCTGGTCTTGTTTATAACAAGACGCCTGATAAAGTACAAAGGTTAGAATGTTTACACAAACCAGTTACgcaaccaaaaaaaacttacgAAAATAAGACGGTGAAGCTTTTGCTTTGGGTTGCCATTATCATGGGTGGTGTAGAGGTTACTTGCATTTTCCTAGTGTTTGTTTTCTTGTCAAGGACTAGTAAAAATCCTGATCCAGCTGCACAAGCATACCTCCTGACAACTAGATTCAAAAGATTCACCTTCTCTGAGCTGAAAAGGGCGACGCAGGGTTTCAGGGAACTGATTGGACAAGGAGCAGGAGGGGCAGTATACAAAGGAGTACTACCTGATCAGCGGGTAGCTGCAATCAAGCGCCTCAACGATGCCACCCAAGGAGAAGCAGAATTCCTAGCAGAAGTAAACACCGTTGGGAGGCTTAATCACATGAACTTGATCGAGATCTGGGGATACTGTGCAGAGGGGAAGCACCGGCTTCTAGTGTACGAGTACATGGAGCTTGGATCATTGGCGGAAAATCTTAGTTCAAATACACTTGATTGGGAAAAAAGGTTTGAAATTGCAGTGGGCACAGCAAAAGGCCTAGCTTATTTGCATGAAGAGTGCCTAGAATGGGTTTTACATTGCGATGTGAAGCCTCAGAACATACTTCTGGACTCAAACTATCAACCAAAGATAGCAGATTTTGGCCTGTCTAAACTACGAAATAGAGGTGAGGTTGATCGTTCAAGATTCTCTAAGATGAGAGGAACCAGAGGTTACATGGCTCCTGAATGGGTTTACAATCTTCCCATCTCTTCTAAAGTGGATGTCTATAGCTACGGAGTCGTCGTGTTGGAAATGGTTACTGGAAAGAGCCCCTCAGAAATGCATACCTCCTCTGAAAGCAGAGGAGCGAGAGAGTATAAGAGACTAGTCACGTTAGTGAGGGAGGAAATCATGAATAAAAAAGCGGCTTCAAGGGGGTCGTTGattgaagaaattgaagaaccCAGCATGGCTGGAAAATATGACATGGCTATGATGGAACTTCTGGTTCAAATGGCTTTACAGTGTGTGGCCGAAGACAAAGATGATAGACCCACCATGAAGCAGGTTGTAGAGATGCTTCTATCGCACAAGGTTGATTAA